ACTATCTCGGCAAGCCCTTCGAACCCAGTGAACTGGTCGCGCGGATTCGCACCGTGTTGCGTCGGCGCGGCACGCTCGCGCCGAGCGCGCCGGAGCAGCGCGCACCGTATCGTTTCGGACGTTACGAGGTGAATTTCCCGGCGCGCGAATTGCGCCGCGAAGGCGAGCGCATCGCGCTGCGTTCAAGCGAATTCGCGATGCTGAAGGTGTTCGTCACGCACGCGATGACCGTGCTCACGCGCGCGCAGTTGCTGGAGAAACTGCACGGCAATAGCGAGGCGCATCGCAACCGCAGTCTGGACGTGTCGATCTGGCGCTTGCGGCGGCTGATCGAAGTGGATCCGTCGGAACCGCGCTACGTGCAGACGGTGTGGGGACGCGGCTACGTGTTCGTGCCGGATGGCGAGATCGGCGCGGGCGAGCGCAGCGAAGGGCCGCTGACGTAGCGGCACGCGCCCGGACCCGGCGGCTCAGAACGTCAGCACGCTCAGAAACATGCGCTGCAGCCAGCCCATCGTCGTCGCATCGGACACCATGCCGACGCCCGCCTGTTCGATGCGCGCGTTGGCGACCTTGCTCGACGCGACGTAATTGCCCGCCTCGATATCCTTCGGATTGACGATGCCCGACAGCCGCAGACGATCGCGGTTGCCGCTCATCGCGATCATCTTCTCGCCCGACACCACCAGGTTGCCGCCGGACAGCGTGCCGATCACCGTCACCGCGAGCGTGCCGGTCATGCCGCTGGTGTCGGTGAGACTGCCCTGGCCTTTGTAGTCGGTGCTCGCCGAGCCGACGTTGAACAGCTTCGCGAGGCGCGCGGCGGCGTTGGTCGATTGATCGGCGGCGGCGGCGGTGATGCTGCTCGAACGGCTTGCCGTCGCATTCGCGCTGTTGCTGCCGCTATACGATTCGGCAAGCCGGATGGTCAGCACGTCGCCGATATGTTGCGCGCGCGGCGTTTCGTACAGCAGCAGCGGCGTGCCCGCCTGGTAGATCGCGCCCTGCGTGTTCACGTTCAGCGGCGCGGACGCGAGCGGCGGCGCCATCGGCGTTTCGACGATCGACGGTTGGCGGCCGCTCGAACACGCGGCGAGGCAAACGGCCGCGCCCAGCGCGACGGTGAGTTGAAGCGCGGTCATGCATCCTCCATGGTTTGATTGGGTTGCGCGGCCCTCGTCCTGCTTGCGGATCGCGTGCATTACCCGGCCTCCGCGCCGCTCGCCTGCCATTGCCGCACGACCGATTTCACCCATGCGTCCGAACCCTTCAGCAGATAGGTGAGCGTGCCGTTGCGCGTGCCCGGCAGGAAACACAAGGTGATCGAACTCACGGCGTTTTCCCACACGTAGGTGGGCAAAGCGCCCGACGCCGTCACGTTGCGGGTGGCCAGGCGCGGCGGCCCGTAGCGGTCGGCGAGCGCATCGCGCAGGTCGTCGGCGGTGATTTCGTCGACGACGAAGGAAATCTCGTAGAGACGCAGCGCATTGTCCGCGTCCATGCGTGCGAAGCGCAGCACGTGCTCCAGCGCGGGCGCGCCGTCCACCACCGCTTGCGACAGCGCCCAGCCGTCGTTGCCGCGATGCGCCCAACGGCACGCCACGGTCAGACTTTCATGCGACTTCAAACGCATGCCCAGGGCGCCCGCCTGCACGTCCGTCTCG
The sequence above is a segment of the Paraburkholderia sp. D15 genome. Coding sequences within it:
- a CDS encoding response regulator; translation: MNPSILVVDDDPVVRELVGDYLQGRGFKVATLEHGLALQRCLQNERPALIVLDIMMPELDGISALRALRVAGDDIPVILLTARADPIDRVIGLELGADDYLGKPFEPSELVARIRTVLRRRGTLAPSAPEQRAPYRFGRYEVNFPARELRREGERIALRSSEFAMLKVFVTHAMTVLTRAQLLEKLHGNSEAHRNRSLDVSIWRLRRLIEVDPSEPRYVQTVWGRGYVFVPDGEIGAGERSEGPLT
- a CDS encoding flagellar basal body L-ring protein FlgH yields the protein MTALQLTVALGAAVCLAACSSGRQPSIVETPMAPPLASAPLNVNTQGAIYQAGTPLLLYETPRAQHIGDVLTIRLAESYSGSNSANATASRSSSITAAAADQSTNAAARLAKLFNVGSASTDYKGQGSLTDTSGMTGTLAVTVIGTLSGGNLVVSGEKMIAMSGNRDRLRLSGIVNPKDIEAGNYVASSKVANARIEQAGVGMVSDATTMGWLQRMFLSVLTF